A genome region from Ligilactobacillus cholophilus includes the following:
- a CDS encoding putative HNHc nuclease, producing the protein MYGKLEKIQGNQILITLDEKIDMYKVQRLSDGKKPTVEVDISDERRITPDQRKKIYALINDLCEYTGDVPEYWKEKFKFMVETIFEIDDFSLSNCSMTVGNYMILVILEFLFQHDIPFKTKVWDSIPDDFPKQALALKQKRCVICGRKADIDHFDTVGMGRNREKIVHVGMHIMTLCRVHHNERHKIGVLDFIQKYHLKPIKVTPEIAKKYRLGVIKDDSKQIARNKRTK; encoded by the coding sequence ATGTATGGAAAGCTCGAAAAAATTCAAGGTAATCAAATTTTGATAACACTTGATGAAAAGATCGATATGTATAAAGTTCAAAGATTGTCAGATGGAAAAAAGCCAACCGTAGAAGTCGATATTTCAGACGAACGAAGAATTACACCAGACCAAAGGAAAAAGATTTATGCGTTGATTAATGACCTTTGTGAGTATACAGGAGATGTTCCTGAATACTGGAAAGAAAAATTTAAGTTTATGGTTGAGACAATTTTTGAAATAGATGATTTCAGTTTGAGCAATTGTTCGATGACAGTTGGTAATTACATGATTTTAGTGATTTTAGAATTTCTGTTTCAACATGATATTCCATTTAAAACTAAGGTTTGGGATAGCATACCTGATGATTTTCCCAAACAAGCACTAGCATTAAAACAAAAACGATGTGTTATTTGTGGACGAAAAGCTGATATAGATCACTTTGATACTGTGGGAATGGGAAGAAATCGAGAAAAAATAGTTCATGTTGGAATGCATATTATGACGCTATGCAGAGTCCACCACAATGAAAGACATAAGATAGGTGTTTTGGATTTTATACAAAAGTACCACTTAAAACCAATTAAAGTAACACCAGAAATTGCTAAAAAGTATAGATTGGGAGTGATAAAAGATGATTCTAAACAGATTGCAAGAAATAAGAGAACGAAATGA
- a CDS encoding helix-turn-helix transcriptional regulator, translating into MILNRLQEIRERNDLTEKEVAKKIYVSPQSYSGYEKQYRTPSLETCFLLAKLFNCKIEDLFWEM; encoded by the coding sequence ATGATTCTAAACAGATTGCAAGAAATAAGAGAACGAAATGATCTTACAGAAAAGGAAGTCGCTAAGAAAATATATGTTAGTCCACAATCATATAGTGGTTATGAAAAACAATATAGGACACCATCATTAGAAACATGTTTCTTATTAGCAAAATTATTTAATTGTAAAATTGAAGATTTGTTTTGGGAGATGTAG